GCGACGACGCTGTCGAGTACCGAGGGCGCGCCGATGTTGTTATACGCTTCGTCGCCCGAAGCGGCGAGATAGACGACGCCCGGGGTGTCGAAGTACGTGGAGAAGGCCGTGTCGCCGCAGTCGGTGCTGCCGTAGCAGATCCAGCTGTTGCTTACGATGTGCGCGCCGAGTGAAACGGCCGTCGCTTCGGCCTCTTCCATTCCGGTGATGCTGCCGTCAGACTCGATCAGCGCGATCGAGCACTTCGGACAAGCGGCAGAGACCATGTCAACGTCGAGGTCTTCCTCGGTTCCCCAGCCGGTGCTTCCCTGCGGGTAGCCGCTCTGCTGTCCGTGTTCGTTGTATTTATTGAAGGTCGCGGTTCCCAAACCGAACTGCGTTCGGTACGCCGCGAGGTCGGTGGCGATTTTCGGATTGTCGTACGCATCGACGATGGCAACGAGTTGCCCCGCGCCGCCGGTCGATGACGGTAAGTCGTACGCGGTTTCCAAATCGGACGGGAACAAACCGCTGGGACTGTTCAGATGCGAAATTCCGGTGACGTTCAGCGCCAAGCACGTGGGCTTGCCGACGACCATCGGGCAGGCGCGCGTCGCTTGATGTCGCGCTTCCCACTGCGGCATGTGCGCCGATTGGCTGGAGAGCGCGGTGCCGCCGGTTGCCGGCACGCTCGAAGAGCCGCCTGCGCTACAAGCGGCGATTGCCAGCGCCGCAACGAGCGGCGCCGCAAGTTTGAAAGTTACGTTCACAAAAGCTCCTTAAGGAAGTGAGATCGGTCTGGGGAGTCGGCTTTACTTAGTAACGGGCGGTCCCGTTGCCTGCATGAAGAAGAAAGCGGATGCCGAGAGCGGAACGGCCGGGCGCCCGCCCGTACTGTTTGAGGGAAGGAAGGCCGCCCGCAGCGCGGCATTCTTGCCATTCTATGGGCAAGCGGCGCTTTTTGCTTGGAGTTTTGCTGTTGGCGTTGGCCGGATGCGGGGCGGCCGGCTCGTCACTGGTCGTTCCCGCGCGCAGCGACGCCGTATTGCAAGCCGTGAACGCGACGGGCGCGGGAAAAATCAAACACGTCGTTTACATCGTTCAAGAGAACCGTAGCTTCGACGATCTCTTTCAAGGCTATCCGGGTGCCGATACCGTTTCGAGCGGCCAAGATTCAAAAGGCAAAACAATCCGCCTCGCGCCGGTGCCGCTCGGCGACAAGTACGTGCTCGACCATTCGCTGGGTGCAATGCTGACGGATTGTAACGGTACCGGCAGCCTGCCCGGAACCGATTGCCGCATGAACGGTTTCGATCGAGAAATTCATTTTTTAGGTCCAAAGCACGTCAAGTATCCGATGTACGTCTACGTGCCGCAGAGCGATTCGAAGCCATATTTCGATATGGCGCACGAAGGCGTGCTCGCCGACCGCATGTTCCAATCACAGCTCGATGAAAGCTTCGTGGCCCATCAGTACATCATTGCGGCGCAGGCCGCGTCGAGCGTTAACTTGC
This Candidatus Eremiobacterota bacterium DNA region includes the following protein-coding sequences:
- a CDS encoding peptidase S8, which gives rise to MNVTFKLAAPLVAALAIAACSAGGSSSVPATGGTALSSQSAHMPQWEARHQATRACPMVVGKPTCLALNVTGISHLNSPSGLFPSDLETAYDLPSSTGGAGQLVAIVDAYDNPKIATDLAAYRTQFGLGTATFNKYNEHGQQSGYPQGSTGWGTEEDLDVDMVSAACPKCSIALIESDGSITGMEEAEATAVSLGAHIVSNSWICYGSTDCGDTAFSTYFDTPGVVYLAASGDEAYNNIGAPSVLDSVVAVGGSQLSKSGSKYNETVWNDAGSGCATGVTKPSWQKDPSCSSRTDADVSSEAGCSPGVAEYDTYGSGGWIVECGTSAASPLNAGVFALAGNASSQNAGQKFWTLKKKKRSKDLNYISVGSNGSCGGSYLCTAGTKQFGTYGAPIGWGSPHGVGAY